Proteins encoded in a region of the Trichosurus vulpecula isolate mTriVul1 chromosome 9, mTriVul1.pri, whole genome shotgun sequence genome:
- the LOC118831565 gene encoding 40S ribosomal protein S15-like translates to MAEVEQKKKRTFRKFTYRGVDLDQLLDMSYEQLMQLYSARQRRRLNRGLWRKQHSLLKRLRKAKKEAPPMEKPEVVKTHLRDMIILPEMVGSMVGIYNGKTFNQVEIKPEMIGHYLGEFSITYKPVKHGRPGIGATHSSRFIPLK, encoded by the coding sequence ATGGCGGAAGTGGAGCAGAAGAAGAAGCGAACCTTCCGGAAGTTCACCTACCGCGGCGTGGACCTGGATCAGCTGCTGGACATGTCCTACGAACAGCTCATGCAGTTGTACAGCGCTCGGCAGCGTCGGCGACTCAACAGGGGTCTGTGGCGCAAACAGCATTCCCTCCTGAAGCGTCTGAGGAAGGCCAAGAAGGAGGCGCCCCCCATGGAAAAGCCAGAGGTAGTAAAGACACACCTTCGAGACATGATCATCCTGCCTGAGATGGTGGGAAGTATGGTGGGCATCTATAACGGCAAGACCTTCAATCAGGTAGAAATTAAGCCTGAGATGATCGGCCACTACCTGGGTGAATTCTCTATCACCTACAAGCCTGTGAAACATGGCCGGCCGGGTATTGGAGCCACTCACTCCTCACGTTTCATCCCTCTCAAGTAA